A genomic region of Arachis stenosperma cultivar V10309 chromosome 9, arast.V10309.gnm1.PFL2, whole genome shotgun sequence contains the following coding sequences:
- the LOC130949728 gene encoding uncharacterized protein LOC130949728 — MCFNLKNVIEKLARDGQLDWDLANKADEPRKSRRDEEVGRVKRSPHTPKRHVNMINGGFAGGRISKSSRKGYLKEVYHVGEGDRSPDLPTIIFTQEDATSIIPGHNDPMVITIILANANLHRMLVDQWSSGDILFKSAFDKLGLQEKELRAYWNSLFGLGDTRIQTLGYILLHTTFGKGTLSRTLSIDYIVVDVSSAYNALVGRTTLNQLTAGNPRGEEINTIEFGGVRVHEELCPQPEGETEEVQIRDAQNKITNIGATLKRDLKEPLIQFLMDNADLFAWNAADMPDIDPKLMCYKLAVYPGSRPVQQKRRKLGPERTQAVEEQVQALLEAGFIREVKYPLWLPDVVFVKKSNGKWRMCTNYTDLNKTCPKDPYPLLNIDTLVDASSKYKYISFTDAYSGYNQIPMYPSDQEKTSFLIPKATY; from the exons ATGTGCTTCAAcctaaagaatgtcatagagaAACTGGCAAGAGATGGGCAACTAGATTGGGACCTAGCTAATAAAGCGGATGAACCAAGAAAAAGTAGAAGGGatgaagaggtcggacgagttaaACGCTCACCTCACACCCCTAAGAGACATGTCAATATGATAAATGGGGGATTCGCAGGAGGAAggatctctaaatcatctcgcaaagGATACCTTAAAGAGGTATATCATGTTGGAGAAGGGGATAGGTCacccgacctccccactattATCTTTACCCAAGAAGATGCAACAAGCATCATCCCAGGGCATAATGATCCCATGGTTATTACCATCATACTCGCCAACGCTAACCTCCATCGAATGTTGGTAGACCAATGGAGCTCTGGAGATATCTTGTTCAAATcagccttcgacaaactcggcctacAAGAAAAAGAGCTCAGAGCATACTGGAATAGCTTATTCGGACTGGGGGACACCCGAATTCAAACACTAGGATACATCTTACTGcatacaacctttggaaagggaaCTCTATCAAGGACATTGAGCATAGattacattgtagtcgacgtgaGCTCAGCTTATAATGCCCTAGTAGGTCGAACAACGCTGAACCAACTTACCGCT GGCAACCCTAGAGGAGAGGAAATCAACACCATCGAATTCGGGGGAGTTCGAGTTCATGAAGAACTTTGTCCACAGCCTGAAGGTGAGACCGAAGAGGTTCAGATCAGGGATGCCCagaataaaataacaaatataggGGCAACTTTAAAGAGAGACTTAAAGGAACCGCTGATACAGTTCCTAATGGATAATGCtgatctctttgcatggaaTGCCGCAGACATGCCCGATATAGATCCCAAGTTAATGTGCTATAAACTAGCAGTATATCCCGGATCTCGGCCAGTACAACAGAAGCGTAGGAAGCTCGGCCCAGAAAGGACCCAAGCTgtagaagaacaggtacaagcctTGCTtgaggcagggttcataagggaggtCAAGTACCCGTTATGGCTACCCGACGTTGTCTTTGTAAAAAAGTCAAACGGCAAGTGGAGAATGTGTACCAACTACACTGACCTCAATAAGACTTGTCCAAAAGATCCCTACCCGCTCCTGAATATAGACACTCTAGTGGATGCCTCTTCTAAATACAAGTACATTTCCTTCACGGATGCCTAttcaggatacaaccaaatcccaatgtacccatCCGATCAAGAGAAGACCTCGTTCCTAATCCCAAAAGCAACCTATTAG